The Cetobacterium sp. 8H DNA window TAATCATACAAGATATATTGTAAATCTTGAAAAATTTTTGGGAAAATTAAAAAGATAATTGGAGGGTAAAATGAGTTTTTTAGTAGAAAAATTTTTGGAATATATAAAAATAGATACAACGTCAGATTCTGGAAGTAAGACTTGTCCTAGTTCAAATATTCAATTTGACCTAGCAAAAGTAATAGTAAAAGATTTAGAGACGATAGGATTAGTGGATATATCTCTTGATGAAAACGGATATATAATGGGAACATTGCCGTCAAATACAAAAAAAGATATACCAACAATAGGATTTATAGCACATATGGATACAGCTCCATCATTTAATGGAACGGATGTAAAGCCTAGAATTATAGAAAAATATAATGGTGAAGATATTGTTTTAAATCAAGAATTAGATATAAAAATGACAACTAAAGATTTTCCAGAATTAAAAAAATATGTTGATCAAGATTTAATTGTTACTGATGGAACAACTCTTTTAGGGGCAGATGATAAAGCTGGGATAGTTGAAATTATGACAGCACTAAAATATTTAAAAGAAAATCCTCAAATAGAGCATGGGGAAATCAAAATAGGGGTAACTCCAGATGAAGAGATTGGTAGAGGAGCAAATCTTTTTGATGTAGAAAAATTTGGAGCAAAGTTTGCTTATACAATAGATGGTGGAGAAGTTGGAGAGTTAGAATATGAGAATTTTAATGCAGCTTCAGCTAATATTGTAATAAAGGGAAGAGATATTCATCCAGGAGCTTCTAAAAATAAAATGATAAATTCTATGCTTCTTGCGATGGAATTAAATTCATTATTACCTGTGAATGAAAGACCAGAATACACAGAAGGATATGAAGGATTCTTCCTGCTTACAGATTTTAATGGAAGTGTTGAAACAACGGAGATTAGTTATATAATAAGAGATCATTCAAAAGAAAAGTTTTTACAGAAAAAAAATCTAATAACAGAAGCAGTAAGATATTTACAAGTAAAATACCCAGATGCTCAGCTAATACTTACATTAAATGATAGCTACTATAATATGAGAGAGATGATAGAACCTGTTTATCATATTGTAGATTTAGCAAAGGAGGCAATGTTAGAGGTAGGAGTAACTCCAATAATAAAGCCAATTAGAGGGGGAACAGATGGGGCAAGACTTTCATTTAAGGGCCTTCCTTGTCCAAATGTATTTACTGGTGGACATAATTTCCATGGAAAATTTGAATTTATTCCAATTCAATCTATGCAAAAATCAGTAGAAGTTATTTTAAAAATTGTAGAAATTTTATCGAAGTAATTCCTTAGGAGTAGGAGGTATTTTTATGCAAACGTACCACTTTATAGTAAAAGGACGTGTTCAAGGGGTAGGTTATAGATTTACTGCATATTTAAATGCTACAAAATTAGGAATAAAAGGTACTGTAAAAAATTTAGATGATGATGTTGAACTCTTTGTTCAAGGGGATTTTAATCAGGTAGAAAATTTTAAAAAATATTTAAAACTAGGTTCTTTTATGAGTCGAGTAGATTTTATATCTGAAGACTTAGTTGAAAGGGAAAAGTTTGATTCATTTGAAATAATATATTGAACGTAAGAAAGGTGGTAAATAAAAATTTACCACCTTTTATTTATTCAACTGGAAAAAACATGTTATTCAAAAGCATTGCTAAATCAGCGGCATTACACTCTACAATATGTACCATAACAGTTTCTTGATCCTCATCATTTTTGATGTTAAAGAAAACTCTATTATTAATTAGAAGAATTTCAGAAACAATACCTTCTGCTAATTTATAAGTACCAGTAGCTTTTGAAATTGCTAAAATTTCAAATCCAAACTCTTCGATAGAGAAAGTTTCAACATTTTTTTCTTTTAAAAATTTTCTAACAATATCTTCAGAATCTATATAGAGATTTTCTAAAATTTTAGTATATTTTTCTTTTCCGATTAACTTGTCAACTAAGATAGCTAAAGAAAATGGATGGAAAATTTCTTCAACAGTATATCCGCTAGGGACTTCTTCTTTATTTTTAAGATATAATAGAATTCCTTCAGGAGTTTCTTTAATAGTTTCGATAACGGGTGTTTTGCTGTTATCTAAATAATCAATTGCATCAACTTCAAATTCACCAACAGAAAGTTTTTTTGATTTTTCTTTTTTCATGATATTTTCAAATTCAGCTTCAATAGCCTCAAAGAAGTTAATAATAAAACTATTAAATAGATCTTTATTCATATTTATCACCATCCTATTTTTTAGCATATTATATCATATTTTTTATGTTATAATATAGTGAAAGATATTTAAAAAATAGTGAGGTAATTAAAATGATAATTTGTCCAGTTTGTAAGGGTAAAATGAAAAAAATAGAAAAAAAATATATTTGTGAGGGAAATCATAATTATGATATTTCAAAGTATGGGCATGTAAATTTACTTTTATCAAATCAAAAAAATAGTAAAATTCCAGGAGATAGTAAAGAGATGGTTTTAAGTAGAAAAAACTATTTAGAGAAAGGTTACTATCAAGGTATTTCAGAAGCTGTAAACAGAGCTGTTGAAAAGAACTTAGGTGAAAAAAAAGAGGTAAAAATATTAGATATTGGATGTGGTGAGGGATATTATACTAACAGATTAAAAAGTATGCTAGAAAACTTAAATATAAAAAATGATATAGTTGGAATTGATATTTCTAAAGAGGCTGTAATATCAGCTGCAAAATCATATAAAAATATAGAATGGATAGTAGCTAGTGCTAGTGCTCTCCCTATAGAAGATGAATCTCTAGATTTTATAATTTGTATGTTTGCAAAGATTATACCTGAAGAAAAAATGAGAACACTAAAAAAAGGTGGAAAATTAATTGTTGTTTCTACAGGAGAAAACCATCTTTTACAATTAAAAGAGGTGGTGTATGAGGTTGTAAGAAAAGAGTGTTATTCTCCAATTGAAGATTTGAAAATTTTTGAGCATATAGAAACTTTAAATGAGAAATATATTACTGAAATAAATGAAAAAGAAAGTATTGAAAATTTATTTAATATGACACCATATAGATGGAGAAGTCCACAAAGTGGAGTTGAAAAACTATTTTCTTTAGATAATCTAAAAACAACAGTTGAAATAAATATAGATATTTTTGAAAAAAAATAAACTTTTTAAAACTTAATATCGTCAAAAATATGTAAATAAAAAATAGGAAAGATTTTTTATTTACAGCAAAGACTTTATACTTATAAAAGTATTATTTAATCCCCCCCTGTAAACGGTTCTCTACCCCCCCCCGGAGAACCGTTTCAACTTTTTTGTACTTCTAATAAAAATTAGAAGTATTTTTTTTTACAAATTTATATTGTATAATGTATTAGATTGATTTTAGGGGGAATATATGAAGCAGATTGAAAAAATATTTTTTATAAATTTTATAACTACAGCTGTAATGTTAGGTATATATAATGTTTTTACAGGAATTCATATAAAAAATTTGGGGTATGGGGAAAGTGTCGTAGGACAAGTTTTATCAGTGAGTAGTATTTCAATCGCATTAGGATCAATGATAAATGCATATTTAAGTTCTAAGATAGGATTTAAAAAAACAATAGGTTTAGGATTGGGCTTGATGTGTATAGGTATCCTAGGAGTGGGTTTTTTAACAAATCCTTTTTACATAAAAATTTTTTCAGGCTTGATGGGGATGGGATATGGATTTCCTTTTTCTTCAGTTGGAGTTTTATTGATAGAAAATTCAAAAGAAGAAGAAAGAGTAAAAGCTTTTAGTACAAATTTTGTTATTCAAAGTCTTGGTACAGTTGGTGGAAGTTATTTAGCGGGAAAATTAATTAAAATTTTTGGAAATATTTTTATGGTAAGCAAAGCAATACCTTTTGTTTACGGATTATGTGTATTTATAATTTTATTAGGTTTTTTACCTTTAAAAAGTTTAAAAGAGATTAATAAAAAAAGAGATAATAAAAATAGAGATTTCTTCAAAGGTTTTAAAGATGTTTTTAGCGGACAATCTTTGAAATTTGTTATATATAATACGGTAATTGGATTTGGAGCAGGACTAGTGATTCCATTTTTTAGTGTATATTTAAAATTTTCATTAAATATAGATAATGAAAAAGTTGGAATACTTATGGGGTTATCACAGGTAGGACTAGTAATTGGAGGATTATCAGTACCGTATATATCAAAAGTTTTAGGGCGAGAAAATACTGTAGTTATTTGTCAGTTACTTTCAATACCATTTTTAATTTCTATAGCCTTTCCACAAGGCATAGTAGTTCTTGGAATATCTTTTTTACTGAGATCAACACTTATGAATTTAAATCAACCACTGATTCAAAATATATCGTTAGAGACTGTAGAGTATGAAAATAGAGCTTTGATGAGCAGTGTTGTATCAATGACTTCAAATGTGACAAGAGCAATAAGTATGATAGTAGCTGGTTATTTGATGGAAAATATCTCATATAATTTTCCATATTATATAACAGTTTTGTTATACTTAATAGGTACATTTATTTTTTATAGGAGTTTTAAAGTTACTAGACCACTAGAAGAAGGAGGAGCAAATGAATAAAAATTTTGTTCATTTACATTTACATACAGAATATAGTCTTCTTGATGGGGTTGGGAAAATAGAGGAGTATGTAGACAGAGCAAGACAATTAAATATGAGTGCGATAGCGATAACAGATCATGGGAATATGTTTGGTGCTATTGAATTTTATAAAAGTGCGATATCAAAAGGAATTAAGCCAATTATTGGATTAGAGGCATATGTTTCAGAATTTGGAATGGACCAAAAAGAGGGAAGGAATTTTCATATAGTTCTTTTAGCCAAGAATGAAAATGGATACAAAAATCTTTTAAAAATAGCTTCAGAGGGATTTTTAAAGGGATTTTATTATAGACCTAGAATTGATAAAACATTTTTAAAAGAACATAGTGATGGAATTATAGCATTATCAGCCTGCATGCAAGGTGAAATTTCAAGAGCAATTTTAGATAGGGAGCCTGAAGACAAGGTAGAATCTAAAATTATGGAATATGTTAAAATTTTTGGAAAAGAAAATTTTTACTTAGAGGTTCAAGGAAATGAAATAGAAGAGCAAAAAGAATTAAATAATCATCTGTTTAATTATTCTAAAAAAACTGGTGTGAGATGTGTAGCAACAAATGATACACATTATGTTTATAAAGGTGATCATGTTCTTCAAGATTTAGTAATATGTATTCAAACAGGGAGCAAGGTTTCGGATGCCAATAGAATGAAAATAGATAGCAAGGAACTATTTTTAAAAAGTAGAGAAGAGATGATAGATTCTTTAGGCGAGAAATATATAGAAGCTATAAATCAGACGGAGGAGATTGCAAATAGATGTAATCTTAAGTTAGAGTTTGGAGAGTTGAAATTTCCAAAGTATGAAATACCAAGTTGTTCAAAAAATGCAAAAGATTTTTTGAGAAAGATAGTTTATAAAGGGCTATCTGAAAGATATCCGAGCGGATTAAATGAAGAGCTTTTAAAAAGAGTAGAGTATGAATTAGATGTTATTTTAAAAATGGGATATGAGGAGTACTTTATAGTTGTATGGGATTTTATATCATATGCAAAAGGGAAAAATATTCCAATAGGTCCAGGAAGAGGTTCTGCAGCAGGAAGTTTAGTAGCTTATGCTTTAAAAATTACAGATCTGGATCCTATAAAATATAACTTAATATTTGAGAGATTTTTGAATCCAGAAAGAATTTCTATGCCGGATATTGATATCGATATCTGCCAAGAGCGTAGAGGAGAAGTTATCGATTATGTAACAAAAAAATACGGTGAGGATAAAGTAGCTCAGATAATAACTTTTGGAAGAATGAAGGCAAGGGCAGCTCTAAGAGATGTAGGAAGAGTTTTAGATATAAATTTAGCTAAAGTTGATAAAGTAGCAAAGCTTATACCTACATTTACAACTTTAGAAGGAGCTTTAAAAGAATCTTTAGAGCTAAGAGAGATATATTCAGAAGATAAAGAGATTAGAAATTTAATTGATCTATCTCAAAGGTTAGAAAATAAAGTCAGACATGCTTCAATCCATGCGGCAGGAGTTGTTATAACAAAAGAACCATTGACAGATATAGTTCCTTTATATAGTGACAATAAAGATAAAATAATTTCAACTCAATATCAGATGAAAGAGCTAGAAGAACTAGGCCTATTAAAAATGGACTTTTTAGGACTTCGTAATTTAACAAATATTCAAAGAACCATTGATTATATAAAAGAAACAAAAGGTAAAAATATAAAGCTAGAAGAGATACCATTAGATGAAAAAGACGTTTATAAAATGTTATCAAAAGGTGATAGTTTAGGAGTCTTTCAACTAGAATCAACGGGAATCAGAAAAATTTTAGTTCAATTAAAACCAAACAAGTTTGAAGATTTAATAGCTCTTTTGGCATTATATAGACCTGGACCATTAGGATCTGGAATGGTTGAGAGTTTTATAAACTGTAAAAATGGAGTGGAAGAGATAAAATATCCTCATCCGAGTTTAGAAAAAATTCTAAAAGAGACATATGGAGTTATTCTTTATCAAGAACAAGTAATGAAGATAGCTAATATAATGGCAAACTATTCATTGGGAGAAGCCGACCTTCTAAGAAGAGCGATGGGAAAGAAACAAGCCACTATAATGCTTGAAAATAGGGATAAGTTTATAGAGAGAGCCACTAAAAATGACTATTCTAAAGAGAAGGCTGAAGAGATATTTGATTTGATAGATAAATTTGCAGGGTATGGATTTAATAAATCACATTCGGCAGCATATGCGATGATAGCATATTGGACAGCGTATTTTAAATTTTTATATCCAGAAGAATACTATGCTTCAATAATGACATCAGAAAAAAGTAATGTTGAAAATGTAGCATTTTATATAGAGGATGCAAAGAATCATAAAATGAAATTGATGTTATCAGATGTCAATAATCCTGTTTCAAAATTTACTGTAGAAAATGGCGGAATTAGATTTTCTTTAGCTGCAATAAAAAATGTAGGAGAAAGTTTAGCTGAAAAAATTAAGATAGAGTTTGATAACAATGGTCAATATATGCGATTTGAAGATTTTATATATAGACTTAGAGCTCAAGGTTTAAATAAAAAAAACATAGAGGCATTAATCTATTCTGGAGCATTAGATTCTGTACCTGGAAATAGAAAACAAAAAGTAGAATCAATAGAAAAAGCTATTGATTATGCAAATAAGAAAATAAAAGAGGATGATATTCAACAGATGAATCTATTTGGGGGTGCAAAATCTGAAATTGTAAATTTTAGTTTTCCAGAAACTACAGATTTTTCAATGGATGAGAAGTTGGAAAAAGAAAAAGAATATCTTGGGTTTTATTATAGCGCCCATCCTTTAGACAAATATAGATGGCTTATAACAACATATAAAATGGATAGAATTTCTGAAATAAAAAATGAAAATTCTCAGCATAGTATAAAAACTTATGGTATACTAAGGGACGTGAAAAAAATATTAACTAAAAAAACTGGCGAAGCAATGAGTACTTTTATTTTAGAGGATTATTATGATCAAATTAGTGGGATAATTTTTCCACGAGAGTATAAAGAGTTTATTAACCAAGAGTTAGAAGGAAAAGCAGTTTTTATAGAAGGAACCATTCAAGTTGACTATTTTAATGGAAATGAGAATAAAAAAATAGTTGTTAGAAAATTGATTCCAATATCAGAATTAGAATTTGGGAAAAAAAATAAATTATATATATTGATAAAAGATTCATCGAAAGAAAAGTATAATCGATTGAAAGAGTTACTTTTAAATAATACTGGAGATGTTTTTCTAAGTTTTGCAATAGATATTAATGGTGAAAAAGAGATTAAAAATTCAAAAATAAAAGTTAGAGTTTCTCAGTATTTAATAAAAGAAATAGAGGAGTTATTAGGGGAAGGAAGCGTTATAATAAAGTAAAAATTACAGGTGTAATGCTTTCTTGAATGATTTTGAAAATTATGATAAAATAAGTAATATAAATATAGGTGGAGGAACTTATGATAAAAGAAGAGTTTCAAGTTGAAGATTTAATAAATATTTTAAGTGAGTGTGGTCTTACAGAATTAGAGTACCAACAGGATGAAAATATAAAAATTAGAATAAAAAAATCGCCTGAACCTAAAAACATAGTAATAAAAGAAAATTTAGAAGTTTCAAAAGTAGTTCAGAAGAAAGAAGAACCAATAAAAACAATACTGTCTACTGGTATAGGTAAATATTATTATGAAAATTTAATATCTGTTGGAGATAAAATAAAAGTAGGACAAGATTTAGGATATATTTTTGTGATGGGGTTAAAAACTCCTTTGAAGGCTACAGTGGGTGGAGAGATAACTGAGATAACCGTTGAAAATGGTGGAATAGTAGATTATGGAAAAGTTTTAATAAAAGTAAAATCTACAGGAAGATAATCAGGAGGAAATAGATGTTTAAGAAAATATTGATTGCCAATAGAGGGGAGATTGCAGTAAGAATAATAAGAGCTGCAAAAGAACTTGGTATAAAAACAGTTGCTGTTTATTCAGAAGCAGATAAAGAAAGCTTACATGTGAGATTAGCAGATGAAGCTGTTTGCATAGGAGGGGCTTTAAGTACAGATTCTTATTTAAAAATTCCAAATATTTTAGCAGCAGCAGAGATAACAGGAGCGAATGCAATTCATCCAGGATATGGATTTTTATCTGAGAATGCTAGATTTGCTAGAATATGTGAAACACACAATATAACTTTCATAGGACCTAGCCCAGAAGCGATAGATAGAATGGGAGATAAAGCAACAGCAAGAAAAACTGCTATTGAAAATAACGTACCTTTAACAAATGGAACTGGAATTGTTAGAAATATAGAAGATGCTAAAAAAGAGATTGAAGAGAGAATTGGATATCCTGTAATGATAAAAGCTACTGCAGGTGGCGGTGGAAAAGGTATGAGGCTTGCTAGATCGGTTGAAGAATTAGAGAGTAAGATTATAGCGGCTCAAACAGAAGCAGATTCAGCATTTGGAAATCCAGATGTATATATAGAGAAGTTTGTTGAAGATCCAAGACACGTTGAAGTTCAAATAATTGGAGATAAGCACGGAAATGTAATCCATTTAGGAGAAAGAGATTGTTCTATTCAAAGAAGACATCAAAAATTAATTGAAGAAGCACCTTCTAATAAACTACCATCTAAAGTTAGAAAAGCGATGGGAGAAGCTGCGGTTAAATTAGCAAAATCTATAAACTATGATTCTGCTGGAACACTTGAATTTTTAGTAGATAAAGATGACAACTTCTATTTTATGGAGATGAATACGAGAGTTCAAGTTGAACACACTGTAACAGAAATGGTAACAGGAATAGATATAATAAAACTTCAAATAAAAGTAGCTGAAGGAGAGAGAATAAACATATCACAAGAGGATGTAGTTCTATTCGGACATGCTATTGAGTGTAGAATAAATGCTGAAGATACAACAGCTGGATTTTTACCTTCACCTGGAAAGTTAGAAACATATATAGTTCCAGGAGGGCCAGGAGTAAGAGTAGATTCGCATTCATATCAAGGATATGAAATATCTCCATACTATGATTCTATGATTGGAAAACTAATAGTTCATGGAATAACAAGAGAAGAGGCTATTGAAAAGATGAAAAGAGCTTTAAGTGAGTATATAATTGAAGGGATAGATACAACAATACCATTCCATTTAAAAGTTTTAGATAATAAAGTTTACAGAAGTGGGAAAGTAACAACTAAATTTATTGAAGATAATTTCGAAAAAAAATAAAAGAAAAGCTAGGAAAAAAATTAAATTAATGTAATAATATAAATATAAAATCTACGGAGGTGTTTTTATGAACGAATTAGGAAATATAAAAATAGCAGACGATGTTGTTAAAACTATATCAGCCAAAGCAGCTCAAGACGTTTCAGGAGTTTATAAATTAGCAGGTGGAGTAGCAGATGAAGTGAGTAAGATGCTTGGAAAGAAAAGACTTACTAATGGAGTTAAGGTTGAAGTAGGAGAAAAAGAGTGTAGTGTAGAAGTTTATATTATTGTAGAGTATGGATATCAAATTTCAGAGGTAGCTCAAAATGTTCAAAAGAATGTTTTAGCAGCTATAAGTACGATGACTGGTTTAAAAGTTGTAGAAGTAAATGTTTTTGTTCAAGATGTAAAAATCCTATCGGATTCAGATCAAGAAGAAAGACATGAAGATATAGAGGTTGTATAAAAGGAACAAAGAGGCGTTTAAAATACGCCTCTAATCTTTCTTTACAGGGGTGAGTTTGAGTGGTAAAAAAAATAATATTTTTCTTTGCTTGGGTAGGGATATTTGTAATATCAATTATGGGGATTGCTTTTATAGCGATGCCGAAATACTTTGTTACTGTGGATATGAGCTCACTTTTATTTAAGTTGACAGTATTAAATATATCTTTAGTTTATATGTTTATATCAATTTTAAAGTTGTTTTCTAATTTTTCGAAACAGGAAGATTATATTATAAAAAATGACCATGGTTCAGTTCACATATCAACAGACACTGTAAAAAATCTTATTAGAGAGATACTATCTAAAGATAGAGATATAAAGGGATTAAAAATCGATTGTGGGAATAAAGGTAAAAAATACTTTGTAAAAATAAATTTGGATATGATATCAAATTCTAGTTTGTCTACAAAAACAACAGATATACAGAGTTTGATAAAAGATAACTTAGAAGAAAAGCTAGATTTAAAAGTTGATTATATAGAGGTAAAAATATCAAAGCTATCTATAAAAAAAGATTTAGTAGAGTAAGGGGGCATAGAGATGGAGTTAGAAAAAATTATTGAAAATTTTATTCTTAATTTTAAAAAATATCTATATGCCATAATAGGCCTTATAACAGGAACTCTTTTGGTTGAATATGGATTTTTAAAAACAATTTTTATATTGGTATTAGGATTCATAGGTTATAAACTTGGAGATAGAGAGTTTCAAAACAAAATAAAAAAACAAATATTAAATAGATTAAAGGATTAGAAAGGAAACAAAATGAGTAGAAGAGTAGCAAGAGAAGAGTTATTTAAAATAGTTTTTGAGTCGGAGTTAAATGAAGTAAAAATTGATGAGACTTTAGAAAGTTATTTATTAAGAGACGATACTAAATTAAATACAAACGAGAGAGAATTTATAGAGAAATACTCAAAAGGGATGTCTCTAAATGATGAAAAAGTAGTAGAAACTTTAAAAAATAACATAACAGGTTGGAGCTTAGAAAGAGTAGGAAATGTAGAAAAAGCACTTTTAAAAATAGCAACTTACGAGGTTTTATTTGAAGATGTTCCAGCTGAAATTGTAGTAAATGAAGTTGTAGAATTAGCTAAAAAATATGGAGACGAAAAATCTCATGAGTTTATAAATGGAGTTTTAGCTAAAATAGTAGCAGAAAAGAATAACTAAGAAACAATAGCTTCTAGGGAAGAGCAAAAATATTTGCTCTTCTTTTTTTTGTCTTTTTATTTGAAGGAGGTCTTATGTTAGTAAAGATATT harbors:
- the pepT gene encoding peptidase T, producing the protein MSFLVEKFLEYIKIDTTSDSGSKTCPSSNIQFDLAKVIVKDLETIGLVDISLDENGYIMGTLPSNTKKDIPTIGFIAHMDTAPSFNGTDVKPRIIEKYNGEDIVLNQELDIKMTTKDFPELKKYVDQDLIVTDGTTLLGADDKAGIVEIMTALKYLKENPQIEHGEIKIGVTPDEEIGRGANLFDVEKFGAKFAYTIDGGEVGELEYENFNAASANIVIKGRDIHPGASKNKMINSMLLAMELNSLLPVNERPEYTEGYEGFFLLTDFNGSVETTEISYIIRDHSKEKFLQKKNLITEAVRYLQVKYPDAQLILTLNDSYYNMREMIEPVYHIVDLAKEAMLEVGVTPIIKPIRGGTDGARLSFKGLPCPNVFTGGHNFHGKFEFIPIQSMQKSVEVILKIVEILSK
- a CDS encoding acylphosphatase — its product is MQTYHFIVKGRVQGVGYRFTAYLNATKLGIKGTVKNLDDDVELFVQGDFNQVENFKKYLKLGSFMSRVDFISEDLVEREKFDSFEIIY
- a CDS encoding methyltransferase domain-containing protein translates to MIICPVCKGKMKKIEKKYICEGNHNYDISKYGHVNLLLSNQKNSKIPGDSKEMVLSRKNYLEKGYYQGISEAVNRAVEKNLGEKKEVKILDIGCGEGYYTNRLKSMLENLNIKNDIVGIDISKEAVISAAKSYKNIEWIVASASALPIEDESLDFIICMFAKIIPEEKMRTLKKGGKLIVVSTGENHLLQLKEVVYEVVRKECYSPIEDLKIFEHIETLNEKYITEINEKESIENLFNMTPYRWRSPQSGVEKLFSLDNLKTTVEINIDIFEKK
- a CDS encoding MFS transporter; the protein is MKQIEKIFFINFITTAVMLGIYNVFTGIHIKNLGYGESVVGQVLSVSSISIALGSMINAYLSSKIGFKKTIGLGLGLMCIGILGVGFLTNPFYIKIFSGLMGMGYGFPFSSVGVLLIENSKEEERVKAFSTNFVIQSLGTVGGSYLAGKLIKIFGNIFMVSKAIPFVYGLCVFIILLGFLPLKSLKEINKKRDNKNRDFFKGFKDVFSGQSLKFVIYNTVIGFGAGLVIPFFSVYLKFSLNIDNEKVGILMGLSQVGLVIGGLSVPYISKVLGRENTVVICQLLSIPFLISIAFPQGIVVLGISFLLRSTLMNLNQPLIQNISLETVEYENRALMSSVVSMTSNVTRAISMIVAGYLMENISYNFPYYITVLLYLIGTFIFYRSFKVTRPLEEGGANE
- a CDS encoding DNA polymerase III subunit alpha, coding for MNKNFVHLHLHTEYSLLDGVGKIEEYVDRARQLNMSAIAITDHGNMFGAIEFYKSAISKGIKPIIGLEAYVSEFGMDQKEGRNFHIVLLAKNENGYKNLLKIASEGFLKGFYYRPRIDKTFLKEHSDGIIALSACMQGEISRAILDREPEDKVESKIMEYVKIFGKENFYLEVQGNEIEEQKELNNHLFNYSKKTGVRCVATNDTHYVYKGDHVLQDLVICIQTGSKVSDANRMKIDSKELFLKSREEMIDSLGEKYIEAINQTEEIANRCNLKLEFGELKFPKYEIPSCSKNAKDFLRKIVYKGLSERYPSGLNEELLKRVEYELDVILKMGYEEYFIVVWDFISYAKGKNIPIGPGRGSAAGSLVAYALKITDLDPIKYNLIFERFLNPERISMPDIDIDICQERRGEVIDYVTKKYGEDKVAQIITFGRMKARAALRDVGRVLDINLAKVDKVAKLIPTFTTLEGALKESLELREIYSEDKEIRNLIDLSQRLENKVRHASIHAAGVVITKEPLTDIVPLYSDNKDKIISTQYQMKELEELGLLKMDFLGLRNLTNIQRTIDYIKETKGKNIKLEEIPLDEKDVYKMLSKGDSLGVFQLESTGIRKILVQLKPNKFEDLIALLALYRPGPLGSGMVESFINCKNGVEEIKYPHPSLEKILKETYGVILYQEQVMKIANIMANYSLGEADLLRRAMGKKQATIMLENRDKFIERATKNDYSKEKAEEIFDLIDKFAGYGFNKSHSAAYAMIAYWTAYFKFLYPEEYYASIMTSEKSNVENVAFYIEDAKNHKMKLMLSDVNNPVSKFTVENGGIRFSLAAIKNVGESLAEKIKIEFDNNGQYMRFEDFIYRLRAQGLNKKNIEALIYSGALDSVPGNRKQKVESIEKAIDYANKKIKEDDIQQMNLFGGAKSEIVNFSFPETTDFSMDEKLEKEKEYLGFYYSAHPLDKYRWLITTYKMDRISEIKNENSQHSIKTYGILRDVKKILTKKTGEAMSTFILEDYYDQISGIIFPREYKEFINQELEGKAVFIEGTIQVDYFNGNENKKIVVRKLIPISELEFGKKNKLYILIKDSSKEKYNRLKELLLNNTGDVFLSFAIDINGEKEIKNSKIKVRVSQYLIKEIEELLGEGSVIIK
- a CDS encoding biotin/lipoyl-containing protein, with translation MIKEEFQVEDLINILSECGLTELEYQQDENIKIRIKKSPEPKNIVIKENLEVSKVVQKKEEPIKTILSTGIGKYYYENLISVGDKIKVGQDLGYIFVMGLKTPLKATVGGEITEITVENGGIVDYGKVLIKVKSTGR
- the accC gene encoding acetyl-CoA carboxylase biotin carboxylase subunit, giving the protein MFKKILIANRGEIAVRIIRAAKELGIKTVAVYSEADKESLHVRLADEAVCIGGALSTDSYLKIPNILAAAEITGANAIHPGYGFLSENARFARICETHNITFIGPSPEAIDRMGDKATARKTAIENNVPLTNGTGIVRNIEDAKKEIEERIGYPVMIKATAGGGGKGMRLARSVEELESKIIAAQTEADSAFGNPDVYIEKFVEDPRHVEVQIIGDKHGNVIHLGERDCSIQRRHQKLIEEAPSNKLPSKVRKAMGEAAVKLAKSINYDSAGTLEFLVDKDDNFYFMEMNTRVQVEHTVTEMVTGIDIIKLQIKVAEGERINISQEDVVLFGHAIECRINAEDTTAGFLPSPGKLETYIVPGGPGVRVDSHSYQGYEISPYYDSMIGKLIVHGITREEAIEKMKRALSEYIIEGIDTTIPFHLKVLDNKVYRSGKVTTKFIEDNFEKK
- a CDS encoding Asp23/Gls24 family envelope stress response protein, which encodes MNELGNIKIADDVVKTISAKAAQDVSGVYKLAGGVADEVSKMLGKKRLTNGVKVEVGEKECSVEVYIIVEYGYQISEVAQNVQKNVLAAISTMTGLKVVEVNVFVQDVKILSDSDQEERHEDIEVV
- the amaP gene encoding alkaline shock response membrane anchor protein AmaP translates to MVKKIIFFFAWVGIFVISIMGIAFIAMPKYFVTVDMSSLLFKLTVLNISLVYMFISILKLFSNFSKQEDYIIKNDHGSVHISTDTVKNLIREILSKDRDIKGLKIDCGNKGKKYFVKINLDMISNSSLSTKTTDIQSLIKDNLEEKLDLKVDYIEVKISKLSIKKDLVE
- a CDS encoding DUF2273 domain-containing protein, which encodes MELEKIIENFILNFKKYLYAIIGLITGTLLVEYGFLKTIFILVLGFIGYKLGDREFQNKIKKQILNRLKD
- the nusB gene encoding transcription antitermination factor NusB, which encodes MSRRVAREELFKIVFESELNEVKIDETLESYLLRDDTKLNTNEREFIEKYSKGMSLNDEKVVETLKNNITGWSLERVGNVEKALLKIATYEVLFEDVPAEIVVNEVVELAKKYGDEKSHEFINGVLAKIVAEKNN